In the genome of Leptolyngbya subtilissima AS-A7, one region contains:
- a CDS encoding serine/threonine-protein kinase, whose amino-acid sequence MPPLPGFTVVMICCLNPHCAQPNHATLAAVCPTCGSPLEHRLRGRYRPLKLIGRGGFGRTYFALDADRLNTRCVIKQFAPQTQGTKSFLKAVQLFEQEAVRLHELGEHPQIPTLLAYFEQNKYLYLVQQMIQGRTLYQEISAQAAYSEGSLRQLLEDLLPVLHFIHEHGVIHRDITPSNIIRRKIDQKPVLIDFGVAKQFSEAIRYEPGTRIGTEGYAPIEQLRSGQAYPSSDLYSLGATCLHLLTGRKPEDLYSPQEGRWLWQEHLQKQGRTIHAGLAEVLNYMTKDLVSERYQTAQSVLDDLRRLPKIEGAVPGWVSNQSGQSLFTGIDRPPLSRPGQSAGLVMPTTSLPSMAEPQVPLADPTPSSQPGPVSGKPASGLPRPVSRPPISNGPSSQPPSSGLGWQLIATLKGHQSWVTALAFSAQQPVLVSGSLDDSVRIWNWQTGDLLHTLKGHVRGVNAVAIDRRGQLLVSCGDDATIKIWQIGDGSLRHTLKGHLRDVNAIALGHGGNLIASASEDGTLKLWNLSQGTLIKTLPGSAGMLKTVAFAVADQRLVSGGLDNTVRVWDAQTATTLKVLTGHTNTVNQVAISPDGRLIASASKDRTVRLWDLAAGTLLHTLQGHTQEVNTVAFFPDGQRLVSGSSDGTLRFWHSKDGTLKNTLSAHMNPVHQVAVQAGGKLLASASTDKTIKLWQWQR is encoded by the coding sequence ATGCCTCCGCTCCCCGGATTTACCGTTGTGATGATCTGCTGCCTCAATCCCCACTGCGCCCAGCCTAATCACGCTACTCTGGCTGCGGTTTGCCCCACCTGCGGCAGTCCCTTAGAGCATCGTCTCCGGGGCCGCTACCGTCCATTGAAGCTGATTGGCCGGGGTGGTTTTGGGCGCACCTACTTTGCCCTTGATGCCGATCGCCTCAACACCCGCTGTGTAATTAAGCAATTCGCTCCCCAAACCCAGGGCACAAAGTCATTCTTAAAGGCCGTACAGCTGTTCGAGCAGGAAGCGGTAAGGCTGCACGAACTCGGGGAGCACCCCCAAATTCCCACGCTGTTGGCCTACTTTGAGCAAAATAAGTATCTCTACTTGGTGCAGCAGATGATTCAGGGGCGCACCCTGTATCAGGAGATTTCAGCCCAAGCGGCCTACAGCGAGGGCAGCCTACGCCAGCTGCTAGAAGATCTACTGCCCGTGCTGCACTTCATCCACGAGCACGGCGTCATTCACCGAGACATTACCCCGTCGAATATCATTCGCCGCAAAATTGATCAAAAGCCCGTGCTGATCGACTTTGGTGTGGCTAAGCAGTTCAGTGAAGCGATTCGCTACGAGCCGGGCACACGCATTGGCACCGAAGGCTATGCCCCTATCGAACAGCTACGCAGCGGTCAGGCTTACCCCTCTAGCGACCTCTATAGTCTGGGGGCTACCTGCTTGCATCTGCTGACCGGCCGCAAGCCAGAAGACTTATACAGCCCCCAGGAGGGCCGCTGGCTGTGGCAAGAGCACCTGCAAAAACAGGGGCGCACCATTCACGCCGGCCTAGCGGAGGTGCTCAACTACATGACCAAGGATTTGGTTAGCGAGCGTTACCAAACTGCCCAATCCGTGCTGGATGACCTGCGCCGACTGCCCAAGATCGAGGGGGCGGTGCCGGGCTGGGTTTCAAATCAGTCTGGCCAAAGCTTATTTACCGGCATCGATCGCCCCCCCCTGAGCAGGCCAGGTCAGTCGGCTGGCTTGGTCATGCCTACCACCTCGCTGCCTTCCATGGCTGAGCCTCAGGTTCCCCTGGCTGACCCTACCCCGAGTTCCCAGCCTGGGCCAGTTTCTGGCAAACCTGCCTCTGGCTTACCTCGACCTGTAAGCCGACCGCCTATCAGTAACGGCCCCAGCTCGCAGCCGCCTAGTTCTGGCCTGGGCTGGCAGCTCATTGCTACCTTGAAGGGGCACCAGTCGTGGGTTACTGCCCTTGCTTTTAGCGCCCAACAGCCCGTGCTTGTCAGCGGCAGCTTAGATGACAGCGTTCGCATTTGGAACTGGCAGACGGGCGACTTGCTCCACACCCTCAAGGGGCATGTTCGGGGCGTTAACGCTGTGGCTATTGATCGGCGCGGGCAACTACTGGTCAGTTGTGGGGACGATGCGACCATAAAAATTTGGCAGATAGGCGACGGATCGCTACGCCATACCCTCAAGGGCCATTTGCGAGATGTGAATGCGATCGCCCTTGGCCACGGTGGTAACTTGATCGCCAGTGCCAGCGAAGACGGCACCCTTAAGTTGTGGAACCTGAGCCAGGGCACCCTGATTAAAACTCTGCCAGGCTCGGCGGGCATGCTCAAAACCGTGGCCTTTGCCGTTGCTGACCAGCGGCTGGTTAGCGGCGGCCTTGACAATACCGTTCGCGTTTGGGATGCGCAAACTGCGACTACCCTCAAAGTTCTCACTGGCCACACCAATACCGTCAATCAAGTCGCGATTAGCCCAGACGGTCGCCTAATCGCCAGCGCCAGCAAAGACCGCACCGTGCGTCTGTGGGATTTAGCCGCAGGTACCCTATTGCATACGCTCCAAGGCCATACCCAAGAGGTAAATACGGTGGCTTTTTTCCCCGATGGACAGCGGCTGGTCAGTGGTAGCAGCGACGGAACTCTGCGGTTTTGGCACAGCAAAGATGGCACGCTCAAAAATACCCTGTCGGCCCATATGAATCCCGTGCATCAGGTAGCGGTGCAGGCGGGTGGCAAACTGTTGGCCAGTGCCAGTACTGATAAGACTATTAAGCTGTGGCAGTGGCAGCGGTAG
- a CDS encoding gas vesicle protein K, with the protein MTSENAEPDLSTTLALQPPAKTDAGLAPLLLTVIELVRQLMEAQVIRRMESGDLNDNDLERAADSLRKLEEQVVSMCEIFDVDPADLNIDLGEIGTLLPKEGNYYPGQKNQNPTILELLDRLLDTGVVVEGDVDLGMAQLNLIHAKLRLVLTSKPI; encoded by the coding sequence ATGACTTCCGAAAATGCCGAGCCAGACCTGTCGACCACGTTAGCGCTACAGCCTCCCGCCAAAACTGATGCGGGCCTAGCGCCGCTGCTGCTCACCGTCATTGAGCTGGTGCGGCAGCTGATGGAAGCTCAGGTCATTCGCCGCATGGAATCGGGCGACCTGAACGACAATGACCTCGAACGAGCCGCCGACAGCCTGCGCAAGCTAGAAGAGCAGGTCGTCTCAATGTGCGAAATCTTTGATGTAGACCCGGCCGACCTCAATATCGACCTGGGGGAAATCGGCACCCTGCTGCCCAAAGAAGGCAACTACTACCCCGGTCAAAAAAATCAGAACCCCACCATTTTAGAGCTGCTCGATCGCCTCCTCGATACCGGTGTCGTCGTCGAAGGCGACGTTGACCTAGGCATGGCGCAGCTCAACCTCATCCACGCCAAGCTGCGTCTAGTACTAACCTCCAAACCCATCTAA
- a CDS encoding gas vesicle protein, whose protein sequence is MTTSTPTTRPQPGRSMATATQGSSLVDVIERVLDKGIVIAGDISVSVGSTELLSIRIRLIISSVDKAREIGINWWESDPYLSSRTNELLEANQQLQTRLETLEAELKALRSAEPVS, encoded by the coding sequence GTGACCACCTCTACCCCCACGACCCGCCCCCAACCCGGTCGCAGCATGGCTACCGCCACCCAGGGGTCTTCCCTGGTGGATGTCATTGAGCGAGTGCTCGACAAAGGCATTGTGATTGCCGGAGATATCTCAGTCTCCGTCGGTTCTACAGAACTGCTGAGCATCCGCATTCGCCTGATCATTTCCTCGGTCGATAAAGCTCGCGAAATCGGTATTAATTGGTGGGAGAGCGATCCCTACCTCAGCAGCCGCACCAATGAACTGCTAGAGGCCAATCAACAGCTCCAAACTCGTTTAGAAACCTTAGAGGCCGAACTTAAGGCCCTACGCTCTGCCGAACCCGTAAGCTAG